A region from the Papaver somniferum cultivar HN1 unplaced genomic scaffold, ASM357369v1 unplaced-scaffold_125, whole genome shotgun sequence genome encodes:
- the LOC113331518 gene encoding ferredoxin-thioredoxin reductase catalytic chain, chloroplastic-like, giving the protein MNLQAAHYSVGIPLTFTAPTKRISHVIRAKAEPTDKSVEIMRKFSEQYARRSGTYFCVDKGVTSVVIKGLADHKDSLGAPLCPCRHYDDKAAEAGQGFWNCPCVPMRERKECHCMLFLTPDNDFAGQDQTITIEEIKESTSKM; this is encoded by the exons ATGAATCTACAAGCCGCGCATTATAGTGTGGGCATTCCACTGACCTTCACAGCTCCAACTAAACGTATCAGCCATGTAATCCGAGCTAAAG CGGAACCCACAGATAAATCTGTTGAAATAATGAGGAAGTTCTCCGAGCAGTATGCTCGTCGCTCAGGAACATATTTCTGTGTTGATAAAGGAGTTACATCTGTCGTCATTAAG GGACTAGCAGACCATAAAGATTCACTTGGAGCTCCACTTTGCCCGTGCAG GCACTATGACGACAAAGCTGCAGAGGCAGGACAGGGATTCTGGAACTGCCCATGTGTTCCCATGAGGGAAAG GAAGGAGTGTCACTGCATGCTTTTCCTCACTCCTGATAATGATTTTGCTGGACAGGATCAG ACTATCACCATCGAGGAAATCAAGGAATCAACATCAAAAATGTAA